The following nucleotide sequence is from Gracilimonas sp..
CTTCAAAAAAGCGCTTACAGAAGTCTGGTGCTTTTTTTCTACGCCTAAATGATTGAAAAATCCTCAGGAATATGGGATAATTCAGGCTATGGAAACTCTCCAAAGCAAAAAAATAAACAAGACGCTTTCGTCCGCTCATAACGATGTACGCATTGCTCACATCCTGAACAAGTATCGGGATAAGGTGCTCATTACCACGTCATTTGGAACTACATCAGCATTACTTATCCATATGATAAGTCGTATCCGGCCTAATCATCCTATTCACTTTATAAATACCGGATATTTATTTCCGGAAACTCTGGAATATAAAAACCAGCTTATTGAGCGGTACGGTGTGAATGTGATAGACCATATTCCGGATGAAGAAAAGCACCGTATTTCCCAAGAAAACACAATGTGGGAATCAAATCCGGATTTATGCTGCCACTACAATAAAGTTGAGCCTTTAGATAAAGTTAAAGAAGGTCACGAAGTGTGGATATCTGGATTAATTGGATATCAAAACAGCTACCGCAGTGGTTTGGAGATTCTGCAGAAAAGAGATGACCTCCATCGCTACTACCCGCTTATCGACTGGACAGCTGAAATGGTTGATGATTACTTTGAAAGCTATGGCATTCCACGCCACCCTTTAGAACGCTTTGGATATGATTCGATTGGCTGTACCCATTGTACTAAAAAGGGTGAGGGGCGTGACGGCCGCTGGGGAGATTCTGGTAAAACGGAGTGTGGCCTGCATTTGTAGCAACCAGCCCTTTTGAGCCTTTATTCGTTCAGCTATCGTATCAAATGGTACACAATCCAAATATACGCTAACTGATACAAATGAATAACGAAGCCAAAAAGACTCTTGTTTCTAGCTTTATATCTGCAACTTTTTCTGTGCTGCTTCTCCTGCTGTTATCAAGCTCCATTCTTGCCCAAACCACAATTCTCAAAGACCTTAACCCGGGAAGTAGTGACGGTTATATTGAGTATATGACCGTTGTTGGAGACACTATGTTTTTTGTGGCCGATAATGATGAAGATGAGGGAGAGTTGTACATAACAGATGGTACTAAGGCTGGAACCAAAAAAATTACAGATTTGGCTCCTGATGACGACTATCCTGATATTGAAGAAATTACTCCATTAGGAGATAAAATCATTTTTACGGCTGTAACTGAAGAATACTCAGATGAAGTATATGTTTCTGATGGAACAGCATCAGGCACCTACATGCTTAAAGACATTTATCCGGGTGATTATTCTTCAGATGCCGAACACTTTGGAGTTATGAATGGAAAAGCTTATTTCCCTGCTGAAGATGGGCGCTATCCTGAAGCCAATAACGGCGAAGAGCTTTGGGTGACAGATGGAACAGCATCAGGAACGTACTTGCTCAAGGACCTTGATCCCGGACAATATTTCCAGGAAGAATGGAGTACAGAAGAGACAAATTACAGCTCTCGTCCCGATCGCTTTTTTGCCCACAATGGCACTATGTACTTTTCTGCCCGTCACCATAATTACGGAGAAGAACTTTGGGCAACAGATGGAACCGCTGAAGGCACATATATGGTAAAGGACATCTTTCCCGGGAAATATGAAGACTCAGATGACATAGAAAATAGCAGTTCACCCAAAAACTTTACCTCCATAAACGGAACCGTGCTGTTTAACGCCGAAAGTGATTCTTCCTATAAGGAATACTTATACACTACCGACGGCACCGAAGAAGGAACCAGGAAATTTCTGGATGAAGAAATTTATGTTGAAGAAGAGCCCGTTGAATTCAATGGGAGCTGGTACTTTATCTCAGATGCCAAACTTTGGAAAAGCGATGGCACCCCTGAAGGAACATCCCTTGTTATTGATATGACTGTAGATAATTATGTGATTGAGGATGGTTCTGATTTAAGTCCAAAGATCTTTAAGCTTAATAATCAGCTTTATTTTTTCAGTACGTACACTCTTTGGAAAACAGATGGCACTAAAGCCGGAACTGAAAAAGCGGTAGAATCTCTTTTTAATCTGTTTGATTATCACCATACAGATTTTGCAGCGGTATATAATGGACGCATATACTTTGTAGCTTCAGATGATGGCTACGGTCAGGCTCACATTGCGGGCCGAGAACTTTGGATGACAGATGGCACTCAGGATGGCACCATGTATGTAGCAAACCTGCGTACAGGTATAGATCGCGGTGAACCAGATGGCTCAGACCCTGAAGATCTGCGTGTTCTAAATGGAAAGCTATACTTCACTGCTGAAGGAGATTCTTTGGGAAGAGAAATATGGATGACTAATGGCATACCTCAGCGATACGCTCAAATTGAAGACACCCTGAGACTGGCAGAATTTCCAGACCTTGGCGCAACAGTAAACTTTACTGAAATGGATCAGCCACTTACAATCAATGCAACCCTGAATTCTGATGCTAACGCTGGTCAAATCGGCATTCCTGATTCCCTTACCATGGCCTCAAATAAGCTCTGGACCCTCCATATCGAAACTGCCTCTGATTTTAGTGCTGAAGTTTGCCTCTCGCTAAATCAAGTAGATTTAACAAACTTTGATAGTGAGCTGTTATCTGTAGCAAAAAGAGAAAATCCGCAATCAGATTGGAGCGTCTTATCTGCATCAGTTACGGAAAATGAGGAATCAATTTGTGCTTCAGGAATCACCTCTTTCAGCGATTTCATTATTGTAGAACGCCCGCAGCAAAACACTGACGTCTCAATTGAAGATGATGGACAGCCAAAAACATTTACACTAAAAAATGCTTACCCCAATCCATTTAACCCCACTACAACTATAGGTTACACAATCCCTGAGAGCAGTAGTGTGCGAATAATTGTTTATAACTTAATGGGGCAAAAAATTTCAACCCTGATTAATGAGAAGCAATCTGCCGGAACGCATCAAATCGACTTTGATGCAAGTCAATTATCCAGTGGGATCTATTTTTATCGGCTGGAAGCCGGAAATCAGGTGCGTGTTAAAAAAATGACCCTGCTTAAATAGAAATGCTTTGGGAAGTATTTAAAGCTCGAAAGGCTGCTTTGAAGTTTGCTCCAGCCATTCCAGGTATTCCGGGTTCCCTTCATCTTCTGTAATAGTAAATGAAATGACACAGGGTACTTCATAACTATGCATTTCATTTACACGGCGGGTTACCTTTTTTACTCTGGAGTAATGTGTTTTAACAATCAAAACACATTCGTCTTCTTCCTTTATTTCTCCTTTCCACTTATAAATAGAATTCATGCCATCGATGATATTGGCACACGCAGCAAGATTCTCTTCAACCAGGGCGCGACCAATTTTTTGGGCTTCGTCTTTATCCGAAGTAGTGATGTAGAGGAGGCGGAGATTTTTATACATAGTGATCCAAAATTCAGTATTTCAGTTTCCAAATTCCAATGCTTTTTTACCTGAGTTTGTAAAACCTTAAGAAGTCTTTTTTGTGAGTACTTTATATAGGTAAAAAGTTGAATTCAGAAATTGAAACCCTTATCTTTGCAAGCTCTGAATTTTGCGAGAGTGGCGGAATTGGTAGACGCGCTAGATTTAGGATCTAGTATTTTAACCGATGTGGGGGTTCGAGTCCCCCCTCTCGTACTTCCTTCCTAATCAAAATTGTAATCCTGTTCATTTATTGAATACTAGTAATTAAAGCGGAGAACACGTGGACATTTCTGTTGAAGAGCTCACATCTGTAGACAAAGAAGTTACCCTGAAAGCAAAAAGAGAAGATCTTCAGGAAGATTTCGACAAAGCATACAAAAAATATAAAGATCAGATTCAGCTGCCTGGATTCCGGCCGGGGAAAGTTCCAATGGGACTTGTTAAAAAACGGTTTGGAAAAGAGATCGAACAAGAAGAGATCAGCAATATCATTCAAAAGGTATTTGAGAAAGAAGTAGTGCCTGAATACGAGCCGGTAGGTGAAACCGAAATGGTTGACTTTACCTGGGAGAATGATGAGCTGGAAGTGAAGTTCAAAATCGGCTCAAAGCCAGAAATCGAAATAGCTGACCTGTCCAAGATTGAAGTGAACAAAATGGTTCACGATGTAACCGACGAAGAGGTTGAGGAAGAAGTAGAGAGAACCCTGGAGCGGGAAGGTAATTGGGAAGAAATTGACGAGCCAGCTTCGGAAGAAACTCAGGTATTAGTAGATGTAGTTTCAAAAAACCACGGAGACGAAGACAAGGATCAGCGCATTGACCTCAGAAAAGATGATGCATCCGAATTTCTTGAAGCCCTGAAAGGCAAAAAGGCCGGAGACGTTGTTGAAATGACGATCCCGCACGGTGATCATGAAGATGAGCTTGAAATCACCATTAAGAAAGTTCAGAAAATGCATAAAGCTGAACTTTCCGACGACATTATCAAAGATCAAAGTAATGGCGAGGCGGAAAACCTGGATGAGTTTAAAAGCTACATCAAGAGCCGCATGCAGCAGTATTACGATCAAACATCTGATGACTTGTTCAAGAATGATGTAGCCGATGCTCTTGTTGAAGCACATGACTTTGAAGTACCGGAAACATTCGTTGCTCAGGTTCAGGGTTCTTACGTAGACCAGTTGAAGCAGCAACAAGGAGGAGAGCTCCCGGAACACTTTGACGCTGAACAGTATAAGGCTGGAATGAAAGACCGTGCCGTGCGTGAAGCCAAGTGGTCATTTATCAGCCAAAAATTGCAAGAAACATTTGAAGATATCGAAATAAAACCCGAAGATATCGACGAGCATCTTGCAGGTCAGGCAGCACAGTACGGCATGCCTGTAGATCAGCTGAAGCAATATTATGCACAGCAGCCTCAAATGCTTGAGCAACTTCGCAGCAGCATCCGCGAAGAGAAAGTGTTCGATATATTGCAAGACAAGGTGAAGATCAAAGAAATTGGTAAAGAGAAGTACCGAGAATTGCAGGAAAAGAAAGACGACAAGAAGAAGAAAAAATAACCGATCATCCAGGACATTATGATTACTGATCAACCTTTATTTGAAGACCCAAATTTAAACTCTGTTCAACCCGTGCAGAACAACCTGGTTCCTATGGTTGTGGAAACCACTAGCCGGGGCGAACGTGCTTATGATATTTACTCACGTCTGCTTAAAGACCGGATTGTAATTCTGGGTTCTCCGGTTAACGACGCCGTTGCCAGCTCAATCATGGCTCAGCTGTTGTTTTTAGAATCAGAAGATCCTGAAAAAGACATTAATTTCTACATCAACAGTCCGGGTGGAGTCGTTTCTGCTGGCTTGGCTATTTATGATACCATCCAGCATATTAAATGTGATGTTGCCACTACCTGTATGGGAATGGCTGCAAGTATGGGTGCTGTATTGTTAACAGCTGGAACAGCGGGGAAAAGAAGTTGCCTGCCTCATTCACGAGTAATGATTCACCAGCCTTTAGGCGGAACTCGTGGACAAGCCAGTGATATTGAGATTGAAGCCAAAGAGATTATCCGTGTTAAAAAAGAACTGAGCCAAATTCTTGCCGACCACAGCGGTAAATCTGTTGAAGAAGTGATGGAAGATTCTGATCGTAACAAATGGATGACAGCTCAGGAAGCAAAAGACTATGGACTGGTCGATACTGTGCTGACCAAGTCTACAGATTCCAAATAAGCGGTATTTTCATTAAATTTAGCTTGTTATGAGCGACAAAGATAAAAATAGTGACATTGTACACTGCTCATTTTGCAGCCGTTCGAGCCTGGAAGTGAACAGTATGGTAGCCGGTCCCGGGGTTTATATTTGTGACCGGTGCGTAGAAGACGCATCCAGCATCATCCAAAGTGATTTAGCCTCTTTAGCCCGACGACGGGAAAAAAGCTACAAGCCGATGCTTAAGCCTGTCGAAATTAAAAACAAGCTGGATGATTATGTGATCGGTCAGGAGCTTGCTAAAAAGACGCTTTCTGTAGCCGTTTATAATCACTATAAACGCATTTCTGCAGAAACAGCCGAAATCGATGACACCCAGATTGAAAAATCCAACATCATGTTGCTTGGGCCAACCGGAAGTGGTAAAACACTTTTAGCCCGTACATTAGCACGAATAATTGATGTTCCTTTTACTATCGCCGACGCTACCGTACTTACGGAAGCTGGTTATGTTGGTGAAGATGTTGAAAGTATTTTAAGTAACCTGCTTCAGGCTGCCGACTACGATGTGGAACGTGCTAAACGAGGCATCGTATATATCGATGAAGTGGATAAGGTAGCCCGTAAGAGTGATAACCCCTCCATCACACGAGACGTAAGCGGAGAGGGCGTTCAGCAGGCTTTATTGAAGATTTTAGAGGGAACAGTTGCTAACATCCCGCCAAAAGGCGGGCGAAAGCATCCCGAACAGAGTTTTATCCAGCTGGATACAGCAAATATACTGTTCATTTGTGGTGGTGCCTTTTCTGGATTGGAAGAGATTATTTCCCGCAGACTTTCCACAACCGTGATGGGTTTTAACGCCTCTTCTGACCAAGTCAAATTCAACAAGGAAGATCCCGAAATTTTCACCCATGTTGAACCGGAAGACCTTCAGCACTTTGGATTGATACCTGAATTAATTGGTCGGTTGCCGGTTATTTGCGGATTGCACGAGCTTTCTGATGATGCTATGCTGGACATTCTTCAAACTCCAAAAAACGCCCTCGTCAAGCAGTATAAAAAGCTGTTTAACATGGAAGACGTGGAGTTGGAAATTGAAGAAGAAGCACTTAAGGCCATCGTTAAAAAAGCAAAAGCCCGTAAGACCGGAGCACGAGGGCTACGCTCCATCATGGAAGCAGCTATGCTTGATATTATGTTTTCACTTCCATCAATGAAGAATATAGCGCGATGCGTAATCACTGAGGAGACCATCGAAAAACAAGCTCCTCCGGTTTATGAGAAGCAAAAAGCATCTGCCTAGAACATTTAGCCTCTCTTTTTAAGAGAGGCTTTTTTGTATCTGCTCCTTTCCTATATTTAGCCAAAGGATTATTCTCCGCTTATGAAACTTTTCGTTCCTTCCAACAGGATCAAGCTTATACTTGTGCTGCTGCTCATTTTCCTGGGCGTGGGATCCGTGGTTTATAACCAGTATCTGGTCACCAAGATACTTGAACAGGAACGCGCCAGTGTTGAATTATGGACCAGGGCTATTGAGTTTAACAGCCAGCCTGTAGATGAACAGGCAAGCACCATGTTACTCAAAGCTATCAACCTTCTTGAGAACATCGAAGAAGTACCCGACAGTGTTATTAGCTTGATTGAAGACGCTGAGTCGACCCGAAATTCTTCTGACTTCGTTACCGAGGAGATTATTCTTGAAGACCGCTTTAAAATACCCACCATTGTAATTGACTCACATGATGTCATCCTTCACCAGCGCAATATCGATTCCCTGACCATGGCATCCGAAAGCAAACGGGAAGAACTTGTACGTGAGTTCAAGAGCCTGAATAGCCCTATCGACTTTGTGATTGGCGATGAGAAAAGGCAAATGACCCAATTCGTGTATTATGGGGAAAGCCCAACGGTTCAAATGCTGCGCTATTTTCCTTACATCCAGATTTTATTGCTTGGGTTATTGCTTGGAATAGGATATACAACGTACCGAAGTATCACGCGTTCGGAACAATCAAATTTATGGGTGGGAATGGCCAAGGAAGCCGCTCACCAACTGGGGACACCTATCTCCAGCTTATATGGATGGCTTCAGCTGTTGAAAGATGAATACCGGTATGAAGAAACCGCAACTAATATTGCCAACGAAATTGAAAAAGATATTCAGCGACTTCGGGGAGTGGCCGAGCGCTTTGGGAAAATAGGTTCTGAGCCCGAACTAAAAACCATGGATATTCAACCCATACTCGAACAGGTGATGGTTTATATGGAGCGCCGGCTGCCACGTCTGGGTAAAGCTATCGAGGTCCGGAAAGAATTAAGCGCCACTGCAAAGGTAAAAACCAATCCGGAATTGCTTCAGTGGGCAATAGAGAATCTCGTTAAAAATGCGATGGATTCCTTAAAAGGCATCGAAAAAGAAGCCTATATCTCGATTACCTCCAAAGTTCAGGAAGGAGAAGTAATTATTGATATCGAAGACTCTGGAGGTGGCATTGAAATCCAAAACGTAAAGAATATTTTTAAACCTGGATTCAGCACCAAGAAAAGGGGTTGGGGACTTGGTTTAAGCCTGACTAAGCGCATCATTGAAGAATACCATAGTGGAAGCGTGTTTGTGTTGCGGTCAGAATTGAACGAAGGCACCACAATGCGGGTAACACTAAATATTCAGAAAAACGAGGATGAAGCTTATCCTCTGCTGGATCAATCGCCCGTATAACCACGCTTTTTTGCGTATTCGAGTAGTTCTGTTTTTAACAAATTCCGGCCACGATGTAACCTTGAGCGAATGGTGCCTATGGGAACATCCAGCATGTTGGCAATCTCTTCATAAGTATAGCCATCGACATCACAAAGCAACACAACCGTTCTGAAGTCTTCCGGTAACCTCGTTAGTGCATTAGACAGATCATCATCCATCATTTCCCGAAACATCAGATTTTCTAAATCCGATGTTTCCGTACGTTCTGCTCTAATTGATTCGTAATAGGATGAGACCTCATCATAATCTACCTGAGAAGGCTTTTTTGAGGTTTTCCGGTAATTATTGATAAAGGAGTTCTTTAAAATACGGAACATCCATGCTTTTGCATTGGTCCCTTTCTCATAACTACTAAAAAAACGATAGGCTTTGACAATAGTATCCTGAACGAGATCTTCTGCATCGTTGGGGTCAGTAGTCAATCGAAGGGCAAAATTATACAACGCATCCATGTGAGGTATAATCTCTTCATCGAAATCCTTCTGCTTCTGCTTTTCATCTCTCGTTAACTGAGACATTTATCCATCCCTTATTACTTCAATAACTATCCGCGCGTTTATTTTATTATTACTACTACGCTTCTTTATCCTCATCGGATCTACAATACTACCCAAAGAATGTTTTAATGTTAAATAGATTGTATTGATAGACTCATTAATCAATAACTTATTTACGACAAAAAAGCTATTACCATGACGTCATAAATAGCGTGAGTCCAAGCCGCGACACCAAATCCTCTCCAAACATAAATTCCATTAAGTATTAAACCAAATAAAAAGCGATATAAAAAAGACCCCAATGTAAACGCATCGCCCATCGAGCCAACATAATGTACCGCAGAGAATAACAGCGCTGATAAAACAACAGCGGCAGTTACACCCGCCCACTTTTTCCCTAAAAGTTTTGTAAAAAGGAGTATGAACAGTGTGACAAGAATCACCCTAAAGAACAATTCTTCGTACAAACCGGCTCCCAGAGAAAGGGCTATTATTTGCGTTAGAGATAAGCTATTGATCGGATCAGAGGCTGCAATGTTCAACACCAGAGAAACCAAAGACTGACTTATAAAAGCTACAACTATGGCATACAATGTAGACTCAAGAATCAGAACGGGAAAATAAGAAAAGCGAAGTGTTTTGAGTCGATCCCGCTCTTTATACACAATAAAAAGTCCAATTAGCACAACAACCAACAATGAAAAAGAGACCGCATTTACCCCCAGATACGCAAACAAACTCTTGATCCATACATCCACACTAATACGGACTATAGAATCACCTGTAGGCTGTGAAATAACAATCAAAAGTTCATAGAGAAGAAACAGAGGTAAACTTACCAGAAAACTGTAGAGTAAGGTATTGGTATTGTCGAGATATGATTTAACCGGGTTATTCATTCATTTCTGTATAAATAGTTACAACAGGCTGGGTTGACTGTCCGAGCCTGAGTGTACTAAATGCATTCCCTGAAAGTTTCAACCCTGAACCGGTTATACGGTCGTTTACCCTTACATATACTCCATTCCCGGTTTGAGTGTTTTCAACGAAAATGATACTCCCCAAAGCAATATTGGAGTGAGCAGCAGTCAATGATTCCGGATCATAAAGTTCTCCGTTAGTTGTAGTCTCACCCACTTCAGACTCATCATACCTCATAACATTAACCTCTCCAAGATCCTGCAGATTTGCCTTTTGCAGATACGGGTTCTCATACTTCCGGGATGGTGGAAGCAACACCGTTACTTCCTGCCCTTGTGCCAGCAAGTTTGGTTGAAGCTCCGGATTCAGTGATTGAAATTCTTTTTCCGTCATCTTAAACTTTAAAAGCAGACCTGATAAATCCTCTCCCTGCTGAACTTCATAAATCGAAAAAACCCCTTGTGGAGAAGATTCTTCTGAAAATTTTGACACCGAAGGTGCCGCACTAACTTTCTTTTTCACAGCCAGTCGCTGACCAATACTCAGATTTGAGCCTGAGATATTATTCAGCTCTCTAAGCTGATCAACCGTCATATTGTGGTCTCTGGCAATTTGATAAAGTGTATCTCCACTCTTTACGATATAGAATACATTTTGTGTGTCTGAGGATTGATTTACCAGCGGATTAGAGTTTTCATCTTCCGTTGGGGGAGTGGTTTGAGAATCTTCTTGTTGCGGAATGAAGTAGACTAACTCCTGGCCAAGCTTGATTTCATTTCCTGCCAACTCATTCCATTGTTTGAGTTCAGCGATTGTTACATTCAGCTTTTTCGAGATTCCATACAACGTATCCCCCTGCTTAACCTGATATGTTGCTCTTTCCTGGGCCAGCAATCCTGCACTGGTAATAACCATAAAAACAAAAAGGGCGGAAATTATTTTCAGAAAGCGCGACTTATTTTTCATAACTGATCTTCTAATTCAATTTCAAGATTCAACAATGCAGCAGATAACTCTGATTTTGTGTGATTATCATTCTGGAGTTCTGCTACTTTGATTCCCTCTTTATAGGTCTCAAGGGCTTTTTTGTTCTCTCCCAACTCCTTGTAAAGTTTTGCCAGATGATAATATACACCCACATAGTCAGGGTCATTGTTTCGAATGGCCTCAAATATCACCCTCGCTTTTGAGGTTTCATCTATTTTCAGCATTTCCAGCGCCAGCGTAAATTTATAGAAAGAATCATCGGGATTTTCTTTCACCTTTTTCGCTAACGTTGAAATTCGGGAGCTCATTGCGTTGCGTTTTTAAAATTCGCTTCAATTTCTGCTATAGAATCACCACCAAATTTATCCAGAAATGCATTCGCAATAACGGGAGCTACTACACTCTCTGCTACCACTACTGCCCTTGGGAGAGCACAAACATCCGACCGTTCGTAACGAGTCTCTGTTTCTTCTTTGGTCTTCATATCTACCGTGCTGAGCGGATTTAGCATCGTTGGAATAGGCTTCATAATTCCTCGAAGAATAATGGGCATTCCGGTACTCATTCCGCCTTCGATGCCCCCCATGCGATTGGTTCGGCGTTTGAAAGAACCCTTTTCATATGCGATCTCATCATGAACCTCATGGCCGGGCCGGTGACCGGCTTCAAAGCCAAGCCCGATTTCCACGCCTTTCATCGCTTGTGTTGCCATAATTACCTGAGCAAGTTGCCCATCCAGTTTTCTATCCCAATGTACATAGCTTCCCAAACCAACCGGAAGACCGGTAATTACAATCTCATAAATCCCGCCCAGAGATGAGCCTTCTTTCCGGCGAACTTTAATCTCTTCTCTCATTCGTTCAGATAACTCTTCATCCAAACAGCGAACATCCGACTCATCTGCGGCTTTATATATGGCTTCGGCTCCTTTTTCTGCCAGCGGATCTGCGATTGATCTAACCTCATCCCATCCATTGAAACCAACGGAACCAATTCGAAGCACGTGTCCGCCAATTTCTATTCCAAAGTGTTTTAAAAACTGCCGGGCAATACTGCAGCAAGCCACACGCATTGCTGTTTCACGAGCACTTGAACGCTCAATTACCGGCCGGATATCATCAAAATTATACTTCTGGGCACCCACCAAATCAGCATGGCCGGGACGGGGAAGAGTTATTTTTTCGATCCCCTCCGCTTCTTCTTTTTTATTCATCACCGTAGGCCAGCCCGCGTCGTCTTTCTCAAAAGCCCGGTTAGGCATGCTCATTGCAATTGGCCCGCCCATCGTTTTGCCAAACCTGAGCCCTGAGCTAATGGTAGCGAAGTCTTTTTCAAAAGCCATACGTCCACCACGTCCATACCCCTGCTGCCGACGCACCAAATGAGTAGCAATCTCGTCTTCGGTTAGAGGTAATCCTGCCGGAACTCCTTCCACAATTCCCGTTAATGATGGCCCATGTGATTCACCGGCTGTTATATATCTTATCATTCCTTTATTTATATCTATTGAATTTGTTCTGCTCGTTCCGAAAGCGTGCGAAAGTCTT
It contains:
- a CDS encoding phosphoadenylyl-sulfate reductase yields the protein METLQSKKINKTLSSAHNDVRIAHILNKYRDKVLITTSFGTTSALLIHMISRIRPNHPIHFINTGYLFPETLEYKNQLIERYGVNVIDHIPDEEKHRISQENTMWESNPDLCCHYNKVEPLDKVKEGHEVWISGLIGYQNSYRSGLEILQKRDDLHRYYPLIDWTAEMVDDYFESYGIPRHPLERFGYDSIGCTHCTKKGEGRDGRWGDSGKTECGLHL
- a CDS encoding T9SS type A sorting domain-containing protein encodes the protein MNNEAKKTLVSSFISATFSVLLLLLLSSSILAQTTILKDLNPGSSDGYIEYMTVVGDTMFFVADNDEDEGELYITDGTKAGTKKITDLAPDDDYPDIEEITPLGDKIIFTAVTEEYSDEVYVSDGTASGTYMLKDIYPGDYSSDAEHFGVMNGKAYFPAEDGRYPEANNGEELWVTDGTASGTYLLKDLDPGQYFQEEWSTEETNYSSRPDRFFAHNGTMYFSARHHNYGEELWATDGTAEGTYMVKDIFPGKYEDSDDIENSSSPKNFTSINGTVLFNAESDSSYKEYLYTTDGTEEGTRKFLDEEIYVEEEPVEFNGSWYFISDAKLWKSDGTPEGTSLVIDMTVDNYVIEDGSDLSPKIFKLNNQLYFFSTYTLWKTDGTKAGTEKAVESLFNLFDYHHTDFAAVYNGRIYFVASDDGYGQAHIAGRELWMTDGTQDGTMYVANLRTGIDRGEPDGSDPEDLRVLNGKLYFTAEGDSLGREIWMTNGIPQRYAQIEDTLRLAEFPDLGATVNFTEMDQPLTINATLNSDANAGQIGIPDSLTMASNKLWTLHIETASDFSAEVCLSLNQVDLTNFDSELLSVAKRENPQSDWSVLSASVTENEESICASGITSFSDFIIVERPQQNTDVSIEDDGQPKTFTLKNAYPNPFNPTTTIGYTIPESSSVRIIVYNLMGQKISTLINEKQSAGTHQIDFDASQLSSGIYFYRLEAGNQVRVKKMTLLK
- the cutA gene encoding divalent-cation tolerance protein CutA — its product is MYKNLRLLYITTSDKDEAQKIGRALVEENLAACANIIDGMNSIYKWKGEIKEEDECVLIVKTHYSRVKKVTRRVNEMHSYEVPCVISFTITEDEGNPEYLEWLEQTSKQPFEL
- the tig gene encoding trigger factor, whose product is MDISVEELTSVDKEVTLKAKREDLQEDFDKAYKKYKDQIQLPGFRPGKVPMGLVKKRFGKEIEQEEISNIIQKVFEKEVVPEYEPVGETEMVDFTWENDELEVKFKIGSKPEIEIADLSKIEVNKMVHDVTDEEVEEEVERTLEREGNWEEIDEPASEETQVLVDVVSKNHGDEDKDQRIDLRKDDASEFLEALKGKKAGDVVEMTIPHGDHEDELEITIKKVQKMHKAELSDDIIKDQSNGEAENLDEFKSYIKSRMQQYYDQTSDDLFKNDVADALVEAHDFEVPETFVAQVQGSYVDQLKQQQGGELPEHFDAEQYKAGMKDRAVREAKWSFISQKLQETFEDIEIKPEDIDEHLAGQAAQYGMPVDQLKQYYAQQPQMLEQLRSSIREEKVFDILQDKVKIKEIGKEKYRELQEKKDDKKKKK
- the clpP gene encoding ATP-dependent Clp endopeptidase proteolytic subunit ClpP, translating into MITDQPLFEDPNLNSVQPVQNNLVPMVVETTSRGERAYDIYSRLLKDRIVILGSPVNDAVASSIMAQLLFLESEDPEKDINFYINSPGGVVSAGLAIYDTIQHIKCDVATTCMGMAASMGAVLLTAGTAGKRSCLPHSRVMIHQPLGGTRGQASDIEIEAKEIIRVKKELSQILADHSGKSVEEVMEDSDRNKWMTAQEAKDYGLVDTVLTKSTDSK
- the clpX gene encoding ATP-dependent Clp protease ATP-binding subunit ClpX; this translates as MSDKDKNSDIVHCSFCSRSSLEVNSMVAGPGVYICDRCVEDASSIIQSDLASLARRREKSYKPMLKPVEIKNKLDDYVIGQELAKKTLSVAVYNHYKRISAETAEIDDTQIEKSNIMLLGPTGSGKTLLARTLARIIDVPFTIADATVLTEAGYVGEDVESILSNLLQAADYDVERAKRGIVYIDEVDKVARKSDNPSITRDVSGEGVQQALLKILEGTVANIPPKGGRKHPEQSFIQLDTANILFICGGAFSGLEEIISRRLSTTVMGFNASSDQVKFNKEDPEIFTHVEPEDLQHFGLIPELIGRLPVICGLHELSDDAMLDILQTPKNALVKQYKKLFNMEDVELEIEEEALKAIVKKAKARKTGARGLRSIMEAAMLDIMFSLPSMKNIARCVITEETIEKQAPPVYEKQKASA
- a CDS encoding HAMP domain-containing sensor histidine kinase, coding for MKLFVPSNRIKLILVLLLIFLGVGSVVYNQYLVTKILEQERASVELWTRAIEFNSQPVDEQASTMLLKAINLLENIEEVPDSVISLIEDAESTRNSSDFVTEEIILEDRFKIPTIVIDSHDVILHQRNIDSLTMASESKREELVREFKSLNSPIDFVIGDEKRQMTQFVYYGESPTVQMLRYFPYIQILLLGLLLGIGYTTYRSITRSEQSNLWVGMAKEAAHQLGTPISSLYGWLQLLKDEYRYEETATNIANEIEKDIQRLRGVAERFGKIGSEPELKTMDIQPILEQVMVYMERRLPRLGKAIEVRKELSATAKVKTNPELLQWAIENLVKNAMDSLKGIEKEAYISITSKVQEGEVIIDIEDSGGGIEIQNVKNIFKPGFSTKKRGWGLGLSLTKRIIEEYHSGSVFVLRSELNEGTTMRVTLNIQKNEDEAYPLLDQSPV
- a CDS encoding sigma-70 family RNA polymerase sigma factor; translation: MSQLTRDEKQKQKDFDEEIIPHMDALYNFALRLTTDPNDAEDLVQDTIVKAYRFFSSYEKGTNAKAWMFRILKNSFINNYRKTSKKPSQVDYDEVSSYYESIRAERTETSDLENLMFREMMDDDLSNALTRLPEDFRTVVLLCDVDGYTYEEIANMLDVPIGTIRSRLHRGRNLLKTELLEYAKKRGYTGD
- a CDS encoding CPBP family intramembrane glutamic endopeptidase, with amino-acid sequence MNNPVKSYLDNTNTLLYSFLVSLPLFLLYELLIVISQPTGDSIVRISVDVWIKSLFAYLGVNAVSFSLLVVVLIGLFIVYKERDRLKTLRFSYFPVLILESTLYAIVVAFISQSLVSLVLNIAASDPINSLSLTQIIALSLGAGLYEELFFRVILVTLFILLFTKLLGKKWAGVTAAVVLSALLFSAVHYVGSMGDAFTLGSFLYRFLFGLILNGIYVWRGFGVAAWTHAIYDVMVIAFLS